The Cucurbita pepo subsp. pepo cultivar mu-cu-16 chromosome LG15, ASM280686v2, whole genome shotgun sequence genome contains the following window.
TGTAATGTGATATAAGAGATACACTTGTAAATACTTTGATTATAGTAATTGACTACCACACGTGGATATGggaaaatttcttctttccaaaCCAATGTAAATCTGTGtctatttattcaatttctttttgagTATGTGAGTGCAATCGATATTGCTTCCACTTCCACTTCCACTTCCACTACAACAATTGGGTATcgtaacttttttttgttgcgGTATTTGGGGTACGACACCCTCAAATGGGTTAGCAAGTTCCTTCCcttttctctttaaaaaaaaaaaagaaaagaaaaaagttggcCTCAAAGTCTCACACTTATAAATAAAGGCTCTCTCAAACCAAATGTTCCCAACAATCTCATCTTTTCCAAAATTCTTTCAACTCCTAAACCATTTTCTTTGAGGATTTTCACAAACACTTTGCTTTTGAGGCCTATACTTAATGGAGATCTCAGTTAAATGTCCCATTTTTGGCTGCCTCTTGCTCGTGCTCTTGCCTATGCTATGCTCCTCTCAAGACAACTTTGTATACTCTAGAGCCACTTATTATGGCAGCCCTGATTGCTATGGGACACCATGTATGCCCCTTTCAATTCTACCTTTTTCGGtttctattttgaaaattgtacACGTTTTCTCACAATTCTCCGTAGTTTTCACATCTTTTTAAAGAACGATTTGAATTCTATACTTAATTCCATAAACGAAAATGAGttataagatcccacatcggttggggaggagaacgaaacaccctttataaggttgtagaaacctttccttagcagaagcattttaaaaatcttgagccGTGGACCTGAGCCGTTACATGAATGATTTTAGAACGCTAACgtgcaattttttaaaacatgaatgAGGTATGATTAAGGTACTAAACATTCTTTCAGCTGGGGCTTGTGGATTTGGTGACTTTGGAAGGACTGTGAATGATGGCAATGTTGCTGCCGTTTCTTATCTCTATAGGAATGGTTCTGGTTGTGGTGCATGCTACCAGGTATCATTCATTATTATGTTAGCTCACTTTCTAATAAACTATTAGCATAAGTTTAATTTAACATGTAATTTAATGTTAATGGTGGTTCAGGTTAGGTGCACTAATCCAACATATTGTAGTGATAGTGGAGCCTATGTAGTGGTGACTGACCATGGTGAAGGGGATTACACTGACTTTATCTTGAGCCCACGAGCCTTTGCAAAATTGGCTCATCCAAACACAGCCTTTGAATTGTTCTCTTATGGTGTGGTTGATGTACAATTCAGAAGGGTTTCATGCCAATACCCTAATTACAACACGGTCAAGTTCAAGGTTCATGAGCATAGTAGGTACCCGGACTACTTGGCGATCGTCATCATTTATGTCGGTGGCCAAAACGATATCACCGTCGTTGAATTGTGGCAGGTTCGTTTATTCGTTTCACTAAACTCTAAGTATCTTGCAATCgttttagtatatatataatttactcCTGTTAGAACATATACTTCTCTCGTAATGTAACGAACTTTTGGTTTAGGATTATTGCTGGTAGTAGAGATATCcatttatgtgagatctcatttgattggggaggagaacgaaacattctttataagggtgtggaaacctttccctaatagacacgttttaaaaatcttgaggggaagctcgaaagggaaagcccaagaggacaatatttattagccgtgggcttgggctattacaattTAACTTGTGGAGCTCCGTAAGAACCCACCTCAAACACAACGGATattaagagagagagtagggagagatttctccaAATTGGGTGAATGGCATCTGATTTTTGTGGATACCCTATTTCTGGGCTAACCCTTACAAAAGTAAATGGAGAATCTCGTAGAGGTGGGAACAGAAAGGTTTTCTCGTCTCTGTCTCAAGGGCTTCTGTAAATGGCTGATGTTATAAGATGTCGTACTTGTTATGGGTCGTTTCTGTAACTAGGGTTTGTGATATGGTTTGTTGTAGGAGGATTGCAATGAATGGAAGGGGATGAGGAGATCCCATGGAGCTGTTTGGGACATGGCAAACCCACCTAAAGGAGACATAAAATTGAGGTTTCAAGTGAGTGGAAGTGTGGGATATGGAAGGTGGGTGATGGTAACCAATGCTCTCCCAAGCTATTGGAAGGCAGGAGTTGATTACGATACTAACATTCACCTCTATTAACCCTTTAATTAAACATACCCATTAGTACTATGTGTTGTATTATGCATATCATAGTATATGTTATTCATATTACTGATGTGAACGTTTTTACGAAAATTCGAATGTTGGTATCAGTGTAAGAGATAACGTTGTATGAAATATGTGGTCCTAATGATGTTCCTAATGATGTTCTTATCAGTGAGACTTCGAGCATATGTATGATCATGAAAGAGATTAGTGTAAACTTGTCGATATGAACATGAGGAAGAGCAATAATATGATCCCTATGTTTCGTGGTGATGTGGTTACTACTATGCTTTTGAAAACTTGTCAATACAGTCGCGAGGGAAAGTGACGATACGGTCACATTTAGTGATGATATGACCGATAAAGGAAATATTAAGAAAGATGGACTCGACACCTACCATACAAAGATCTAGGAACTATCAATTCTTCAACACATAAAATTCAAGTATATATCTTACAAATCTAGTGTTAACCCTATACAAAATTTTCCACCCAAATTCATGTTTCCATCATTCAAACTTCATCGAAGGGGTgaagtgaaaagaaaactGATATTCGACCTCGTTTACCGACTAGCCAAGCATGCGAGTCCGAGCCATAGTTATTAAGCGCGCATGTTATGAACAGAAAATACAGTTGTTAGTGATGAACAAGATGTGGGTGAACTGAGCTACTACATGTGCTGGCCTGCCTACCACCAGAACGAGAGGTCGGGTGAAGGAGCTCGGCTTGTGGGAACGAACTATTCGACCGTACCTCTAACAATAGACCGTGATCCGAACGTTCTTCAACGAAATGCAAGCAGTCGAACATGTCGTAGCTTCCATCAGGTGGCAAGGCAAATAAGCTTGTAGGACTGAAGCAAGACCCATCATTCTCTCCAGGATCCTTATTTTCCTTCATCACCAATCTTTTGGGACTCTTCATGATAGTCTTTACCTCTGATGATGGAAAATATTTACTGAGTATGGTTGAAACCGAccgaacaaaaatttaaacacgATAGTATTTCACGTAATAAAGTCTGCAGCAGATCATAATGCGAGTTTGTATCGGTAAAATCATCGTTTCGTGCTCATtcttaaagaaagaaatccacAAGTGTAAATGATCCACCCTACTACTGGTGGGGTACCTGTCCTTAAACTAAAGGAAAATTGGACAAAACACGTGCATCTTAGTTTTACTATGCAGACTACCCTTCGATAAGGCACCTCTCCTTAAACTAAAGGAAATACAGACAAAACACGTGCATCTTAGTTTTACTATGCAGACTATCCTTCGATAAGGCACCTCTCCCTAAACTAAAGGAAATACAGACAAAACACGTGCATCTTAGTTTTACTATGCAGACTACCCTTCGATAAGGCACCTCTCCTTAAACGAAAGGAAATACAGACAAAACACGTGCATCTTCGTTTTACTATGCAGACTACCCTTCAATAAGGCACCTCTCCTTAAACTAAAggaaatacaaacaaaacacGTGCATCTTAGTTTTACTATGCATACTAGTCATCAATAAAGCACCTCTTCTTAAACTAAAGGAAATTCGGACAAAATACGTGCATCTTAGTTTTACTATGCAGACTAGTCATCGATAAGGCACCTCTCCTTAAACTAAAGAAAATTCGGACAGAACACGTGCATCTTAGTTTTACTATGCAGACTAGCCATCGATAAGGCACGTCTCCTTAAACTAAAggaaattcaaacaaaacacGTGCATCTTAGATTTACTATGCAGACTAGTCATAGATAAGGCACCTCTCCTTAAGCTAAAGGAAATTCGGACAAAACACGTGCATCTTAGTTTTACTATACAAACTAGTCATCAATAAGGCACCTTTCTTTAAACTAAAGGAAATTCAGATAAAACACGTGCATCTTAGTTTTACAATGCAGACTAGCCATCGATAAGGCACCTCCCCTTATACTAAAGGACATTCAGACAAAACAAGTGCATCTTAGTTTAACTATGCAGATTAGCCATCGCTAAG
Protein-coding sequences here:
- the LOC111811524 gene encoding expansin-like B1, with the protein product MEISVKCPIFGCLLLVLLPMLCSSQDNFVYSRATYYGSPDCYGTPSGACGFGDFGRTVNDGNVAAVSYLYRNGSGCGACYQVRCTNPTYCSDSGAYVVVTDHGEGDYTDFILSPRAFAKLAHPNTAFELFSYGVVDVQFRRVSCQYPNYNTVKFKVHEHSRYPDYLAIVIIYVGGQNDITVVELWQEDCNEWKGMRRSHGAVWDMANPPKGDIKLRFQVSGSVGYGRWVMVTNALPSYWKAGVDYDTNIHLY